The following proteins are encoded in a genomic region of Maylandia zebra isolate NMK-2024a linkage group LG1, Mzebra_GT3a, whole genome shotgun sequence:
- the LOC143419407 gene encoding uncharacterized protein LOC143419407, translated as MPRTMPTLQSSAVLLLFSILIGLSCSLDPRDPNVCSTWESFTTSVKESYLHPYDQVGEEPCSDPRTSYKCMRHRITYKTAYRQAVKTDYRKRYQCCPGYYESRGKCVPRCTKECVHGRCVAPDRCQCEGGWRGDDCSSDCDDKHWGANCKQQCKCENGALCDPVKGSCRCPPGFNGRYCEESCPAGTFGKRCLQRCKCATGGSCDKATGECICRDGFTGTYCETSCRRKCQARCPCQNGGICKGKGICACPPGWTGPVCTERCPEGRFGPNCTEECVCHNNGKCDAETGQCQCAKGFTGHRCKEECAAGSYGQDCKGVCDCANGARCYNIDGACLCEPGFSGPHCRDRMCPDGIYGMHCERTCLCQDKHTLSCHPMKGECTCQPGWAGLYCNETCAHGFYGHGCLEPCLCVNGGVCDGATGRCHCAPGFTGLHCENPCKSGTYGKNCSLECSCKNYVDCSPIDGTCFCKEGWRGPDCSIPCSEGTWGPGCNATCHCANGAKCNPADGSCTCTAGWQGARCDQPCPMGTFGPGCLKRCDCVHADGCQATTGECHCLPGWSGPRCSEPCSEGLWGRHCNQTCFKHCPNSDTCLRETGACVCRPGYWGVTCQNKCRTGTYGDQCSMTCQSCGQSYRCHHVTGECDCLPGYTGPNCDQVCPAGYFGKQCSEVCLPCANNSTCNHRNGHCECLPGWTAIDCSKPCDPGRFGQLCAQTCSCPANLLCDRFTGDCVCENRGDDCKQDSFQQTGSVMSRLNPGERESWGAIAGIVVLVILVVLLLALLLLYRRRQKEKQNNTPTVSFSTSRTVNSEYAVPDVPHSYHHYYSNPSYHTLSQNRPPLPHLPNNHDRTIKNTNNQLFCSVKNAERERRGLFGVETNATLPADWKHHEPRKDSGAFGIDRSYSYSASLGKYYNKELKDSAAVSSSSLNSENPYATIKDLPGLPLPFCPPESSYMEMKSAVPRERAYTEITPPPPFHTATLRRECQSSHGHAPHEDPQSHYDLPVNSHIPGHYDLPPVRRPPSPCPSPRRSPQ; from the exons GTCCAGGCTACTACGAGAGTCGAGGCAAATGTGTCC CTCGCTGCACTAAGGAGTGCGTCCACGGCCGGTGTGTCGCTCCAGATCGCTGCCAGTGCGAGGGAGGCTGGCGAGGAGATGACTGCTCCAGCG ACTGTGACGATAAACACTGGGGAGCGAACTGCAAGCAGCAGTGCAAGTGTGAGAACGGAGCTCTCTGCGACCCTGTGAAGGGATCATGTCGCTGTCCTCCAGGGTTCAATGGACGCTACTGTGAAGAGTCGTGTCCAGCAGGCACATTTGGGAAGCGCTGTCTGCAGAGGTGCAAGTGTGCAACCGGAGGATCCTGCGATAAAGCAACAGGAGAGTGCATTTGTCGGGATGGATTCACAGGGACTTA CTGTGAGACCTCGTGTAGGAGGAAATGCCAGGCGCGATGCCCGTGCCAGAATGGTGGCATCTGTAAAGGCAAAGGGATCTGCGCTTGCCCACCTGGATGGACG GGTCCAGTCTGTACCGAGCGATGTCCAGAAGGAAGGTTTGGGCCAAACTGTACTGAGGAGTGTGTTTGCCACAACAATGGAAAATGTGACGCTGAAACTGGACAGTGTCAGTGTGCTAAAGGTTTCACTGGTCACAG GTGTAAGGAGGAGTGTGCTGCAGGTAGTTACGGACAGGACTGTAAAGGCGTGTGCGACTGTGCTAACGGTGCGCGCTGCTACAACATCGATGGAGCCTGTCTGTGCGAGCCGGGCTTCAGTGGTCCGCACTGCAGGGACAGGATGTGCCCAGACGGCATATATGGCATGCACTGTGAGCGCACGTGTCTCTGTcaggacaaacacacactcag CTGCCATCCAATGAAAGGAGAGTGCACATGCCAACCGGGCTGGGCGGGACTATACTGCAATGAGACCTGCGCTCATGGTTTCTATGGTCATGGCTGCCTGGAGCCGTGTCTTTGTGTGAATGGAGGGGTGTGTGATGGGGCCACAGGACGATGCCATTGCGCCCCGGGCTTCACG GGGCTTCACTGTGAAAATCCCTGTAAAAGTGGCACCTATGGCAAGAACTGCTCCCTGGAGTGCTCCTGTAAAAACTATGTGGACTGCTCACCGATTGATGGAACTTGTTTCTGCAAAGAAG GCTGGCGAGGTCCGGACTGCTCCATCCCCTGCTCCGAAGGAACCTGGGGTCCAGGATGCAATGCCACGTGTCACTGTGCCAACGGAGCAAAATGCAACCCTGCAGATGGATCCTGCACCTGCACGGCTGGCTGGCAGGGGGCGCGCTGTGACCAACCGTGCCCG ATGGGCACGTTTGGGCCTGGCTGCCTGAAGAGGTGTGATTGTGTTCATGCCGACGGCTGCCAAGCTACCACTGGGGAGTGCCACTGTCTGCCAGGCTGGTCTG GTCCCCGCTGCAGTGAGCCGTGTTCAGAGGGCCTGTGGGGGCGCCACTGTAACCAGACCTGCTTCAAGCATTGTCCAAACAGCGACACGTGTTTGAGGGAAACTGGAGCGTGTGTGTGCCGCCCAGGCTACTGGGGAGTCACCTGCCAAAACA AATGCAGAACGGGTACGTACGGTGACCAGTGCAGTATGACGTGTCAGTCCTGCGGCCAATCATACCGCTGCCATCATGTGACAGGAGAGTGTGACTGTCTACCTGGATACACTGGGCCAAACTGTGACCAAG TTTGTCCAGCTGGCTACTTTGGAAAACAGTGCTCTGAAGTGTGTCTTCCCTGTGCCAACAACTCCACGTGCAACCACCGGAACGGTCACTGTGAATGTTTACCAGGCTGGACCGCTATCGACTGCTCCAAAC CGTGTGATCCGGGACGTTTCGGCCAGCTCTGTGCTCAGACCTGTTCCTGTCCAGCCAACCTCCTCTGTGACAGATTTActggagactgtgtgtgtgaaaacagaGGCGACGACTGCAAGCAAG ACTCCTTTCAGCAGACGGGGAGCGTCATGAGTCGTCTTAATCCTGGAGAGAGGGAGTCGTGGGGGGCCATCGCCGGCATCGTTGTGCTTGTCATTCTGGTGGTCCTGCTGctggctctgctgctgctctaccGCCGCAGGCAGAAGGAAAAGCAGAACAACACCCCGACTGTCTCCTTCTCCACCAGCCGCACCGTCAACTCTGAATATGCCGTTCCAG ATGTTCCTCACAGTTACCACCATTACTACTCCAACCCCAGCTACCACACACTGAGCCAGAACAGGCCTCCGCTGCCACACCTCCCCAACAACCACGACCGCACCATCAAG AACACCAACAACCAGCTGTTCTGCAGTGTGAAGAacgcagagagggagagacgaGGTCTGTTTGGAGTCGAGACCAATGCCACTCTGCCTGCAGACTGGAAACACCACGAGCCTCGCAAAGACTCAG GAGCTTTTGGCATCGATCGGAGCTACAGCTACAGCGCCAGCCTCGGAAAATATTACAACAAAG agctGAAGGATTCGGCAGCCGTGAGCAGCAGCTCTCTGAACAGCGAGAATCCGTACGCCACCATCAAAGACCTGCCCGGGCTGCCCCTGCCCTTCTGCCCCCCGGAGAGCAGCTACATGGAGATGAAGTCGGCCGTGCCCAGGGAGCGCGCGTACACCGAGATTACGCCCCCGCCGCCGTTCCACACGGCCACCTTACGCAGAG AGTGTCAGAGCTCCCACGGCCACGCTCCTCATGAGGACCCACAGAGCCACTACGACCTGCCGGTGAACAGCCACATCCCGGGACACTACGACCTGCCACCGGTGCGCCGCCCCCCCTCGCCCTGCCCCTCCCCCAGGAGAAGCCCTCAGTGA